One stretch of Ornithinimicrobium ciconiae DNA includes these proteins:
- a CDS encoding glutathione peroxidase — protein sequence MSLYDIPLSTLDGRPATLREFAGRTLLLVNTASRCGMTPQYAGLERLQETYAEKGLTVVGFPCNQFGGQEPGTAEEIQTFCATTYGVTFPMMDKVEVNGPGQHPLFAELTAVPDAEGRSGEVGWNFEKWLIDPSGLPVTRFRSRVEPESAEIVAAIQAQLPAGPDEAGQPDQLA from the coding sequence GTGAGCCTCTATGACATCCCTCTGAGCACCCTCGATGGCCGTCCCGCCACCCTGCGCGAGTTCGCCGGTCGCACCCTGTTGCTGGTCAACACCGCCTCGCGCTGTGGGATGACGCCGCAGTATGCCGGGTTGGAGCGACTGCAGGAGACCTACGCTGAGAAGGGTCTGACCGTGGTCGGATTCCCCTGCAACCAGTTCGGTGGGCAGGAGCCTGGCACGGCCGAGGAGATCCAGACCTTCTGCGCGACCACCTATGGCGTGACCTTCCCGATGATGGACAAGGTTGAGGTCAACGGACCCGGGCAGCACCCGCTGTTCGCCGAGCTCACCGCCGTGCCGGACGCCGAGGGACGGTCCGGCGAGGTCGGCTGGAACTTTGAGAAGTGGCTGATCGACCCCAGCGGGCTCCCGGTGACCCGTTTCCGCTCCCGGGTCGAGCCCGAGTCGGCCGAGATCGTGGCCGCGATCCAGGCGCAGCTCCCCGCGGGGCCGGACGAGGCGGGCCAGCCCGACCAGCTCGCCTGA
- a CDS encoding D-arabinono-1,4-lactone oxidase, with amino-acid sequence MLNPALESIGLALPNLGDIDRQTITGAICTGTHGTGAHRQGIAAAVTGLTLVTADGSVVECSAEQHPDIFQAGRVSLGALGVITEVELQCVPAFRLHARESSADITEVLADIDTLVTDHDHVDIHWFPHTDRCLLKCNNEVATAPAGRAGQPLPSWRQALDDRFLSNTVYEQVNRLAALRPALVPRLNQISARALGARQFTDASWRVFCSPREVRFTESEYALPRHALRPVMAELRGWIAAERAPLPFPVEVRFAAADDVWLSTGYQRDNAYIAVHQFHRMDGTASFAAFEEIVTQHAGRPHWGKLHTLGAQQLRAAYPRFEDFLAVRDRLDPDRVFANDYLDRVLGP; translated from the coding sequence GTGCTCAACCCGGCACTGGAGAGCATCGGCCTGGCGCTGCCCAACCTCGGTGACATCGACCGTCAGACCATCACGGGGGCGATCTGCACCGGCACGCACGGCACCGGCGCGCACCGCCAGGGCATCGCCGCCGCGGTCACCGGCCTGACTCTCGTCACGGCCGACGGCTCCGTCGTCGAGTGCTCCGCCGAGCAGCATCCGGACATTTTCCAGGCCGGCCGAGTCTCCCTCGGTGCTCTCGGGGTGATCACCGAGGTCGAGCTGCAGTGCGTGCCGGCCTTCCGGTTGCACGCCCGCGAGAGCAGCGCCGACATCACCGAGGTGCTGGCGGACATCGACACGCTGGTCACCGACCACGACCACGTCGACATCCACTGGTTTCCGCACACCGACCGGTGCCTGCTCAAGTGCAACAACGAGGTGGCCACTGCGCCGGCAGGTCGGGCTGGCCAGCCGCTGCCGTCCTGGCGGCAGGCGCTGGATGACCGCTTCCTGTCCAACACGGTCTATGAGCAGGTCAACCGTCTCGCTGCCCTCCGCCCCGCCCTGGTGCCCAGACTCAACCAGATCTCGGCCCGCGCCCTGGGGGCCCGCCAGTTCACCGACGCCTCCTGGCGGGTGTTCTGCTCCCCGCGAGAGGTGCGCTTCACCGAGAGCGAGTATGCGCTGCCGCGCCACGCCCTGCGCCCGGTGATGGCCGAGCTGAGGGGATGGATCGCGGCGGAGCGGGCGCCCCTGCCCTTCCCGGTGGAGGTGCGGTTCGCCGCGGCGGACGACGTGTGGCTGTCTACCGGCTACCAGCGGGACAACGCCTACATCGCGGTGCACCAGTTCCACCGGATGGACGGCACGGCCTCCTTCGCTGCCTTCGAGGAGATCGTCACCCAGCACGCAGGTCGTCCGCACTGGGGCAAGCTGCACACCCTCGGCGCCCAGCAGCTGCGCGCCGCCTATCCGCGCTTCGAGGACTTCCTCGCCGTCCGGGACCGCCTCGACCCCGACCGGGTGTTCGCCAACGACTACCTGGACCGGGTGCTGGGCCCCTGA
- a CDS encoding alanine racemase, translated as MKSWDVATAGLTAPLSVVDLDAFDANAADLVRRAGGKPIRVASKSLRVRALIERALATPGFAGVMAYAVREALWLARPSAGTAESAGAADAGIEDVFVAYPTVDVTAVREITADPVASSRITLTIDSMEHLDLLASAAGQHPLRVALDVDSSLRFGRGRFTAHLGVRRSYLRDPDEVASLARAARDRGLTVVGLMFYDAQIAGLPDSSPAVRWVKARSAQELLVRRAAVVAAARDVTELEFVNGGGTGSLHVTGQDPVVTELAAGSGLFGPTLFDGYRSFTPSARRHPAACAQPGTGEHRPGAAQPR; from the coding sequence ATGAAGTCCTGGGACGTGGCCACCGCCGGCCTGACCGCGCCACTGTCGGTGGTCGATCTGGACGCCTTCGACGCCAACGCGGCTGACCTGGTGCGACGGGCAGGTGGCAAGCCGATCCGGGTCGCCTCCAAGAGCCTTCGGGTGCGAGCCCTGATCGAGCGTGCCCTGGCAACGCCCGGCTTCGCCGGCGTGATGGCGTATGCCGTGCGCGAGGCCCTGTGGCTCGCTCGCCCCAGCGCTGGGACTGCTGAGTCAGCCGGCGCCGCCGACGCAGGGATCGAGGACGTCTTCGTCGCCTATCCGACGGTCGACGTGACAGCCGTACGGGAGATCACCGCGGACCCGGTGGCGTCCTCCCGGATCACGCTGACGATCGACAGCATGGAGCACCTCGACCTGCTGGCGTCGGCCGCGGGGCAGCACCCGTTGCGGGTCGCCCTCGACGTCGACTCCTCGCTACGGTTCGGCCGGGGACGGTTCACCGCCCACCTCGGGGTGCGGCGCTCCTATCTGCGCGACCCGGACGAGGTGGCTTCCCTGGCCAGGGCTGCCCGAGACCGCGGACTGACGGTCGTGGGGCTGATGTTCTATGACGCCCAGATCGCCGGTCTGCCGGACAGCTCCCCCGCGGTGCGCTGGGTCAAGGCTCGCTCGGCGCAGGAGCTGTTGGTCCGCCGCGCCGCCGTCGTCGCCGCGGCGCGGGACGTCACCGAGCTGGAGTTCGTCAACGGCGGGGGCACCGGCAGCCTGCATGTGACCGGGCAGGACCCGGTCGTGACCGAGCTCGCCGCAGGCAGCGGACTGTTCGGCCCCACCCTCTTCGACGGCTACCGGTCCTTCACGCCGAGCGCTCGGCGGCACCCCGCTGCATGTGCTCAACCCGGCACTGGAGAGCATCGGCCTGGCGCTGCCCAACCTCGGTGA
- a CDS encoding class I SAM-dependent methyltransferase, translating into MDAADYYTGIVAEGYAVLKGTHFPVDRYADLITASGEPALELGCGDGDPLLELRRRGLDVEGVDSSADMLARCAQRAAEAGLEVVTHHQRMEDLALDRRFATIFLAGPTFTLLPDDDLAARALAAIREHLTEDGIAEVPLWIPPPREDLGTARQAETEDGTALQFTALSEEYDAAHRTRTTHVRYERWDRQTSEVAEREWVIHWHTQESFGGLAEAAGLQVVTMTDLDGGALTGDEEQFVVTLRR; encoded by the coding sequence ATGGACGCCGCCGACTACTACACGGGGATCGTGGCCGAGGGTTATGCCGTGCTGAAGGGCACCCACTTCCCCGTCGATCGCTATGCCGATCTCATCACCGCCTCAGGGGAGCCTGCGCTGGAGCTCGGTTGTGGCGACGGGGACCCGCTCCTGGAACTGCGGCGGCGCGGTCTCGACGTCGAGGGAGTGGACTCGTCGGCAGACATGCTCGCGCGGTGTGCCCAGCGAGCTGCGGAGGCCGGGCTGGAGGTCGTCACCCACCACCAGCGGATGGAGGACCTGGCCCTTGACCGCCGGTTTGCGACCATCTTCCTGGCGGGGCCGACGTTCACACTGCTGCCCGACGACGACCTGGCCGCTCGCGCGCTGGCCGCGATCCGGGAGCATCTCACCGAGGACGGGATCGCTGAGGTGCCGCTGTGGATCCCACCGCCCAGGGAGGACCTGGGGACGGCGCGTCAGGCCGAGACCGAGGACGGCACCGCGCTGCAGTTCACCGCCCTGAGCGAGGAGTATGACGCCGCGCACCGAACGCGCACCACGCACGTGCGCTACGAACGGTGGGATCGGCAGACGTCCGAGGTTGCCGAGCGGGAGTGGGTGATCCACTGGCACACCCAGGAGTCGTTCGGCGGTCTCGCGGAGGCGGCCGGGCTGCAGGTGGTCACCATGACCGACCTGGACGGTGGCGCGCTCACCGGCGACGAGGAACAGTTTGTGGTCACGCTGAGACGCTGA
- a CDS encoding 6-phosphofructokinase encodes MKIGILTSGGDCPGLNAVIRGIVLKGDKVYEHTFLGIRDGYRGLVEDDIFTLPRKQVRGLSKQGGTILGTSRTGPYGEGNGGAERVREVMDKHEMDGFIAIGGEGTLTVARMLHEEGVPVIGVPKTIDNDLSATDVTFGFETAVAIATESIDRLRTTAESHHRCMVVEVMGRDAGWIALNAGIASGAHAILIPEVPVTIEQVTGWVQATVNRGRAPVVVAAEGFRLAGEDVSAKHGVDHMGRPRFGGIAEQLTPIIEERTGIETRSMTLGHLQRGGVPTSYDRVLATRFGTAAIDAVHRKEWGTMVALKGTDIVSVELAEATSEIKSVPRERWDEAAILFG; translated from the coding sequence GTGAAGATCGGCATCCTGACCAGTGGCGGCGACTGCCCGGGCCTCAACGCGGTGATCCGCGGGATCGTGCTCAAGGGCGACAAGGTCTATGAGCACACCTTCCTCGGCATCCGCGACGGCTATCGCGGGCTCGTGGAGGACGACATCTTCACGCTGCCCCGCAAGCAGGTCCGAGGCCTGTCCAAGCAGGGCGGCACGATCCTGGGCACCTCCCGCACGGGGCCGTATGGCGAGGGCAACGGGGGCGCCGAGCGGGTGCGGGAAGTGATGGACAAGCATGAGATGGACGGGTTCATCGCGATCGGTGGCGAGGGGACGCTGACCGTCGCCCGGATGCTGCACGAGGAGGGTGTGCCGGTGATCGGGGTGCCCAAGACCATCGACAACGACCTGTCGGCCACCGACGTCACCTTCGGCTTTGAGACGGCGGTCGCGATCGCCACCGAGTCCATCGACCGGCTGCGCACCACGGCCGAGTCCCACCACCGCTGCATGGTGGTCGAGGTTATGGGTCGCGACGCAGGCTGGATCGCGCTCAACGCCGGCATCGCCTCCGGTGCCCACGCGATCCTGATCCCAGAAGTGCCGGTCACCATCGAGCAGGTCACCGGTTGGGTGCAGGCCACGGTCAACCGCGGTCGGGCACCCGTGGTCGTCGCCGCGGAGGGCTTCCGCCTGGCCGGTGAGGATGTCTCGGCCAAGCACGGCGTCGATCACATGGGCCGCCCTCGTTTTGGTGGCATCGCGGAGCAGCTCACCCCGATCATCGAGGAGCGGACCGGCATCGAGACCCGCAGTATGACGCTCGGTCACCTGCAGCGCGGCGGTGTCCCGACCTCCTACGACCGGGTGCTGGCGACGCGTTTCGGGACCGCGGCCATCGATGCCGTCCACCGCAAGGAGTGGGGCACCATGGTGGCGCTGAAGGGCACCGACATCGTCTCGGTGGAGTTGGCGGAGGCGACCAGCGAGATCAAGTCGGTGCCGCGCGAGCGCTGGGACGAGGCGGCGATCCTGTTCGGGTGA
- a CDS encoding CPBP family intramembrane glutamic endopeptidase, which translates to MSTWAGSRGATAYAEAPGQSGPRPSVRRRVLATCGVALALGVTNVLAAPRLGRAASMTWNLGTTAVVLGLGRWAGVDRTAVGLDPRRLRAGLATGAAGSAALALLLGAVSATTTGRELLDDDRVVDASWAQTLAHVGIFIPLGTVVLEEVAFRGALPALLDPDGRSVPLTVAVPSLAFGAWHVVSSRAFVAAHGQDNDPDRPGGAAAGSTAGIVAATAVAGLVLGLARRRGGHLAAPALMHLTANALATVVGRWVGRHRRR; encoded by the coding sequence GTGAGCACCTGGGCCGGTTCCCGCGGTGCCACGGCGTATGCCGAAGCGCCGGGTCAGTCCGGCCCGCGCCCCTCGGTGCGCCGGCGCGTCCTGGCCACGTGTGGGGTGGCGCTCGCGCTCGGGGTGACCAATGTGCTCGCGGCGCCGCGGTTGGGCCGGGCGGCCTCGATGACGTGGAACCTCGGCACCACCGCCGTGGTCCTCGGCCTCGGTCGCTGGGCCGGGGTGGATCGCACGGCGGTCGGGCTCGACCCGCGCCGGCTGCGAGCAGGGCTGGCCACCGGTGCTGCGGGGTCCGCCGCCCTCGCGCTGCTCCTGGGTGCGGTGAGCGCCACCACCACAGGTCGGGAGTTGCTGGACGACGACCGGGTGGTGGACGCCTCCTGGGCGCAGACCCTCGCCCACGTGGGTATCTTCATCCCGCTGGGCACCGTGGTGCTCGAGGAGGTCGCCTTCCGAGGGGCGCTGCCGGCGCTCCTCGACCCCGACGGGCGCTCGGTGCCGTTGACCGTCGCGGTCCCGTCCCTGGCATTCGGGGCCTGGCACGTCGTCTCGAGCCGTGCCTTCGTCGCCGCTCATGGCCAGGACAACGACCCGGACCGACCTGGCGGCGCCGCCGCCGGGAGCACAGCCGGCATCGTGGCCGCCACGGCGGTGGCCGGTCTGGTGCTCGGCCTCGCACGGCGCCGCGGCGGTCACCTCGCGGCGCCCGCGCTGATGCACCTCACGGCCAACGCGCTGGCCACGGTGGTCGGCCGGTGGGTGGGTCGGCACCGGCGGCGCTGA
- a CDS encoding helix-turn-helix domain-containing protein gives MSLSEEDLNRRMLAARDVMDRSYAEELDIPSLASVAHVSASHFIRQFRAVFGETPHRYLQRRRVERAMFLLRSGDLSVTEICFEVGFSSLGTFSRTFSAIIGESPTAYRRRGPLPQVPSCFAMRWARPSEHG, from the coding sequence GTGAGCTTGTCTGAGGAGGACCTCAACCGGCGCATGCTGGCTGCTCGCGATGTGATGGACCGCTCGTATGCCGAGGAGCTGGACATCCCCTCCCTCGCCTCGGTTGCGCACGTGTCTGCCTCGCACTTCATCCGGCAGTTTCGGGCGGTGTTCGGCGAGACGCCGCACCGCTATCTACAGCGCCGGCGCGTCGAGCGGGCGATGTTCCTGCTCCGCAGCGGCGACCTGTCGGTCACCGAGATCTGCTTCGAGGTCGGCTTCTCGAGCCTGGGGACCTTTAGTCGCACCTTCTCGGCGATCATCGGCGAGAGCCCCACCGCCTATCGCCGCCGCGGACCCCTGCCGCAGGTGCCCTCCTGCTTTGCGATGCGCTGGGCACGGCCCTCGGAGCACGGCTGA
- a CDS encoding VOC family protein — MITNLTISQIFVTDQDEALDFYVNVLGLELDADMDFGPMRWLTVKVPGSDRSILLEKPGPPGYDPETAEAVRGMVTKGAGGGTLFFTTDDAYAAHAALRARGVDVPEEPTDQPYGIDFGFRDPSGNHIRMRQMHPMPPEGYPAPAEG, encoded by the coding sequence ATGATCACCAACCTGACAATTTCGCAGATCTTCGTGACCGACCAGGACGAGGCCCTCGACTTCTATGTCAACGTCCTCGGCCTCGAGCTCGACGCCGACATGGACTTCGGCCCCATGCGGTGGCTGACCGTGAAGGTCCCTGGCTCCGACCGCTCGATCCTCTTGGAGAAGCCCGGGCCTCCTGGCTACGACCCCGAGACCGCGGAGGCGGTGCGGGGCATGGTCACCAAGGGCGCCGGCGGCGGCACGCTGTTCTTCACGACCGACGATGCCTATGCCGCCCACGCCGCGCTCCGGGCCAGGGGTGTCGACGTGCCGGAGGAGCCGACCGACCAGCCCTATGGCATCGACTTCGGCTTCCGCGACCCGTCCGGCAACCACATCCGGATGAGACAGATGCACCCGATGCCCCCGGAGGGATACCCGGCTCCGGCCGAGGGCTGA
- a CDS encoding TA system VapC family ribonuclease toxin, producing the protein MLFLDVNVCLDAFRPTSSEDAGRVHSWLASRLTGDEQLGLSEFVLSAMVRIATHPKIYAEPAPVGAALDFADALLAAPATTVVRPGGHHWRLFSDLARTYDLRGNHIPDAYLAALAMEHAGTLVTRDRRIGRFSGLRTLDPLIAQA; encoded by the coding sequence GTGCTCTTCCTCGACGTCAACGTCTGCCTCGATGCCTTCCGTCCCACCTCATCGGAGGATGCCGGCAGAGTCCACTCGTGGCTGGCGTCACGGTTGACCGGCGATGAGCAGCTCGGCCTCAGCGAGTTCGTGCTGTCGGCGATGGTGCGCATCGCCACGCACCCGAAGATCTATGCCGAGCCCGCCCCGGTGGGTGCGGCACTCGACTTTGCGGACGCGTTGCTGGCAGCACCCGCGACCACGGTGGTGCGGCCGGGCGGGCACCACTGGCGTCTGTTCAGCGACTTGGCCAGGACCTACGACCTACGGGGCAACCACATCCCCGACGCCTATCTCGCGGCCCTGGCCATGGAGCACGCAGGCACCCTCGTCACCCGGGATCGTCGCATCGGGCGATTCTCCGGGCTGCGCACGCTTGATCCGTTGATCGCGCAGGCTTAA
- a CDS encoding type II toxin-antitoxin system VapB family antitoxin — translation MRTTVTIDEHLLAEAKILAARGHRTIGSVLEDALRLLLAEHSRRAEVAGDFSLPTFEPDDPGVRPGIDLLDREALAEALGDNTTASRS, via the coding sequence ATGCGCACGACAGTGACGATCGACGAGCACCTCCTCGCTGAGGCCAAGATCCTGGCGGCGCGGGGGCACCGGACCATTGGCTCGGTGCTGGAGGACGCGCTGCGCCTGCTTCTTGCGGAACACTCGCGGCGGGCCGAGGTGGCGGGGGACTTCAGCCTGCCGACCTTCGAGCCGGACGATCCTGGTGTTCGCCCCGGCATCGACCTGCTGGACCGCGAGGCACTGGCGGAGGCGCTCGGAGACAACACCACTGCCTCACGGAGTTGA
- a CDS encoding MFS transporter, which produces MGRGLLDVRPLRSSPPFRRLWGSSLLGALGGQVAVVAVLFQVWDLTHDPVWTGAIGLANAVPLIVFGLVGGTLADAVDRRNLVRWSTVGQALAGLALAAQAATGVQSLWLVLGLVSAQSAANAVGAPARRTFIPRLLGPEQVGAGIALQMLTFQGAMLIGPALGGLIIGQWGVGACYLTFASMVVLSLYGILRLPSMPPEGAGTRPDLRSTMAGFAYVLQRPVLRGSFASDLAATLLSMPIALFPLVNEVRFGGSPQTLGLFLSCVAVGGMTAGLFSGLVTRADRPGPIQLGAAGVWGLALAGFGFAGPLWLAMALLIVAGAADTVSVTSRGLMIQLATPDSHRGRVSAVDHIVGVAGPDVGNFRAGVVAGLTSAPIALATGGLACAGLVGWIALRNRTLRDFRISKIVRDDLMTPP; this is translated from the coding sequence GTGGGCAGGGGCCTGCTCGACGTGCGCCCGCTGCGCTCGAGCCCGCCCTTCCGCCGACTCTGGGGGAGCAGTCTCCTCGGCGCACTCGGTGGCCAGGTCGCGGTCGTGGCCGTCCTGTTCCAGGTGTGGGACCTGACGCACGACCCGGTGTGGACCGGTGCCATCGGACTGGCCAACGCCGTCCCGCTCATCGTCTTCGGTCTGGTCGGCGGCACCCTGGCTGACGCCGTGGACCGCCGCAACCTGGTGCGCTGGTCCACAGTCGGACAGGCGCTCGCCGGTCTTGCCCTGGCGGCCCAGGCCGCCACCGGCGTCCAGTCCCTCTGGCTCGTGCTGGGCCTGGTCTCGGCCCAGAGCGCGGCCAACGCCGTGGGGGCGCCGGCCCGCCGCACCTTCATCCCGCGACTGCTGGGGCCGGAGCAGGTCGGGGCCGGCATCGCCCTGCAGATGCTGACCTTCCAGGGCGCCATGCTGATCGGCCCGGCCCTCGGAGGGTTGATCATCGGGCAGTGGGGCGTCGGCGCGTGCTATCTCACCTTCGCGAGCATGGTGGTGCTCTCCCTCTACGGCATCCTCCGCCTGCCCTCGATGCCACCCGAGGGGGCCGGGACGCGCCCGGACCTGCGCTCGACGATGGCGGGCTTTGCCTATGTGCTGCAGCGACCCGTCCTGCGCGGGTCGTTCGCCAGCGACCTGGCGGCCACCCTGCTCTCGATGCCGATCGCCCTGTTCCCACTCGTCAACGAGGTGCGCTTTGGTGGCAGCCCGCAGACCCTGGGCCTGTTCCTGTCCTGCGTCGCCGTCGGGGGTATGACGGCGGGCCTGTTCTCCGGACTCGTCACCCGGGCCGACCGGCCAGGGCCCATCCAGCTCGGTGCAGCCGGGGTGTGGGGCCTGGCGCTGGCCGGCTTCGGCTTCGCCGGACCCCTCTGGCTCGCGATGGCACTCCTGATCGTGGCCGGTGCTGCCGACACGGTGTCCGTGACCTCACGGGGATTGATGATCCAACTGGCCACACCGGACAGCCACCGCGGCCGAGTGTCGGCGGTTGACCACATCGTGGGGGTGGCCGGGCCGGACGTCGGCAACTTCCGGGCGGGTGTGGTCGCGGGGCTCACCTCGGCGCCGATTGCCCTCGCCACGGGTGGGCTGGCCTGCGCGGGCCTCGTCGGCTGGATCGCGCTGCGCAACCGGACGCTTCGTGACTTCAGGATCAGCAAGATCGTCCGTGATGATTTGATGACACCACCCTGA
- a CDS encoding MarR family winged helix-turn-helix transcriptional regulator yields MTLPEPRAPDPTTDSYWRPLREVQELMETGIQELYAERGVAGLRPRFAYPLIRLAHTGPLTIKDLAASLDLTHSAVSQTVSALRAEGLVDTVPGPDARTRVVELTARGRELVPFLEDEWRATEAAAAELDAALPVSLMEFTAALRTHLEDRPFLERIVAHLPTDAGDQSESGGHPAPERPNATP; encoded by the coding sequence GTGACACTTCCTGAGCCGCGAGCTCCCGACCCGACAACAGACAGCTACTGGCGTCCCCTGCGTGAGGTCCAGGAGCTGATGGAGACCGGCATCCAGGAGTTGTATGCCGAGCGCGGCGTTGCTGGTCTGCGGCCCAGGTTCGCCTACCCGCTGATCCGGCTGGCGCACACCGGCCCGCTCACGATCAAGGACCTGGCCGCGAGCCTGGACCTGACGCACTCCGCGGTCAGCCAGACCGTGTCCGCGCTGCGGGCCGAGGGACTCGTGGACACGGTCCCCGGCCCGGACGCCCGCACGCGCGTGGTCGAGCTCACCGCCCGTGGCCGGGAGCTGGTGCCCTTCCTTGAGGACGAGTGGCGCGCCACCGAGGCCGCGGCCGCTGAGCTTGACGCGGCACTGCCGGTGTCCCTGATGGAGTTCACCGCGGCGCTGCGGACCCACCTGGAGGACCGGCCGTTCCTGGAGCGCATCGTGGCCCACCTGCCCACGGATGCCGGTGACCAGTCCGAGTCGGGCGGGCACCCGGCGCCCGAGCGCCCGAACGCCACGCCGTGA
- the ilvA gene encoding threonine ammonia-lyase IlvA: MTTPAPSEPHRDPTTPHVTAPLVTAPLVTAADIDEAAERLKGLVSITPLTRSRRLSEMTGAKVLLKREDQQPVRSYKNRGAINLIAQLDDATRAKGVVCASAGNHAQGVAFACATLEVSARIFLPRTTPRQKRDRVAAIGGEFVEIVVTGSTYDAAAAAAAEDAERTGATLVPAFDHPMTIAGQGTVTREIVGVLGHAPDVLVVPVGGGGLLAGGLTWLREHFPDSRVVGVEPAGAASMAAALEQGVPVTLEEIDPFVDGAAVRRAGEHTYPIVRDGNAELVAVPEGAVCVEMLAMYQTEGIITEPAGALAAAALPALGIQPGQTVVVVVSGGNNDVLRYAEIVERALVHEGRKHYFLVDFPQEPGALRGFLHDVLGPDDDIALFEYTKRNNRETGPALVGIELGSPEDLQPLLDRMESSSIEVERIPPDSPLFRFIL, from the coding sequence ATGACCACCCCGGCACCCTCCGAGCCGCACCGCGACCCCACCACACCGCACGTCACCGCACCTCTCGTCACCGCACCTCTTGTCACCGCCGCCGACATCGACGAGGCGGCCGAGCGACTCAAGGGTCTGGTCAGCATCACCCCCCTGACCAGGAGCCGCCGACTGTCCGAGATGACCGGCGCCAAGGTGCTGCTCAAGCGCGAGGACCAGCAACCGGTCCGCTCCTATAAGAACCGCGGCGCGATCAACCTCATCGCCCAGCTCGACGATGCCACCAGGGCCAAGGGTGTGGTCTGCGCGAGCGCCGGCAACCACGCGCAGGGCGTCGCCTTCGCCTGCGCCACCCTCGAGGTCTCGGCCCGGATCTTCCTGCCGCGCACCACACCCCGGCAGAAACGCGACCGGGTCGCCGCCATCGGTGGTGAGTTCGTCGAGATCGTCGTGACCGGGTCGACCTACGACGCGGCGGCGGCCGCAGCAGCAGAGGACGCCGAGCGGACCGGCGCCACACTGGTCCCTGCTTTCGACCACCCGATGACCATCGCCGGCCAGGGCACCGTCACCCGCGAGATCGTCGGCGTGCTGGGCCACGCACCGGACGTCCTCGTCGTCCCCGTCGGCGGCGGCGGTCTGCTCGCCGGTGGCCTGACCTGGCTGCGTGAGCACTTCCCGGACAGCCGCGTCGTCGGCGTCGAGCCCGCGGGAGCGGCCAGCATGGCGGCCGCCCTGGAGCAGGGAGTTCCGGTGACGCTCGAGGAGATCGACCCGTTCGTGGACGGGGCTGCCGTCCGCCGGGCCGGCGAGCACACCTACCCGATCGTGCGGGACGGCAACGCCGAGCTGGTCGCCGTCCCCGAGGGAGCGGTGTGCGTCGAGATGCTGGCGATGTACCAGACCGAGGGGATCATCACCGAGCCCGCCGGCGCCCTGGCCGCAGCGGCGCTGCCAGCCCTCGGCATACAGCCTGGTCAGACGGTTGTCGTGGTGGTCTCCGGCGGCAACAACGACGTGCTGCGCTATGCCGAGATCGTCGAGCGGGCGCTGGTCCACGAGGGGCGCAAGCACTACTTCCTGGTCGATTTTCCTCAGGAGCCGGGGGCGCTGCGCGGCTTCCTGCACGACGTGCTCGGACCGGACGACGACATCGCGCTGTTCGAATACACCAAGCGCAACAACCGCGAGACCGGGCCGGCACTGGTCGGCATCGAGCTCGGGTCACCCGAGGACCTCCAGCCGCTCCTGGACCGGATGGAGTCCAGCTCGATCGAGGTCGAGCGCATCCCGCCGGACAGCCCCCTCTTCCGCTTCATCCTCTGA
- a CDS encoding M50 family metallopeptidase: MRDIWDAATSTQPLPSLAGALVLAALALLVTWTPTGYRFIRHGVTIVHEAGHATVAVLTGRQLRGIRLHADTSGVTISRGRPRGPGMVATLAAGYPAPAVLGFASAALLSQGYAVGWLWLMVALCALMLIQIRNFYGLWVLLVAGALVGGATWLLPAEGAGWIAHLLVWALLLAAPRSVVELQRQRGRGGARQSDVDQLAALTGVPATLWVGLFWLICVACLVAGAVLLAP; this comes from the coding sequence GTGCGTGACATCTGGGATGCGGCCACGTCCACCCAACCGCTGCCGTCGCTCGCCGGTGCCCTGGTCCTGGCCGCCCTCGCCCTGCTGGTCACCTGGACGCCCACCGGCTATCGGTTCATCCGGCACGGCGTCACGATCGTGCACGAGGCCGGACATGCCACGGTGGCGGTGCTGACCGGGCGGCAGTTGCGGGGCATCCGACTGCACGCGGACACCTCCGGCGTCACGATCTCGCGCGGACGCCCCCGCGGCCCCGGCATGGTGGCGACCCTCGCCGCGGGATATCCGGCCCCGGCCGTCCTGGGGTTCGCCTCTGCCGCACTGCTCTCCCAGGGGTATGCCGTGGGCTGGCTCTGGCTGATGGTCGCCCTGTGCGCCCTCATGCTGATCCAGATCCGCAACTTCTATGGGCTCTGGGTCCTGCTCGTCGCAGGAGCGCTGGTCGGCGGTGCCACCTGGCTGCTCCCGGCAGAGGGGGCGGGGTGGATCGCGCACCTGCTGGTCTGGGCGCTGCTGCTGGCCGCTCCCCGCTCGGTCGTGGAGTTGCAGCGGCAGCGCGGACGCGGCGGCGCCCGCCAGTCCGACGTTGATCAGCTCGCCGCGCTGACCGGGGTGCCGGCCACCCTCTGGGTCGGGCTCTTCTGGCTGATCTGCGTTGCCTGCCTGGTCGCCGGTGCTGTCCTGCTGGCTCCCTGA